TTAATCTCTATTACATTTTAATATCTTCTGCTGAGCTACGCCGTCAGCTACAGCTGGAAAAGACCTATGCATACTTCCGCAGCCGGTTTCTGGAGCCCGTCAAAGCCATCTGCGGCGCGTTCTCGGCTGACCTGACACAAAACGGCGGAGATGGCAAGATTGCGGGTTCGGTGGGTGaggacatggtcaaagtAGGAACGGCGCGGTCTGTCAATCTGATCCAGCACATTGTGGAACAGGTCGAGGATGCAGTGAACGAGGCCTTCGTCGTGGGCGACGCAGAACTAAAGGACCCCAGTGCAGATGACATTGCGCGTGTCGATGCAATCCGCAAAGAGACGGCAGTGGAGTAGCTTATTGATATATATTACATCATTCTATGATACTTGTTAAGACCTGATGAATAAGATCACGAGTATAGCGACTATCTGAACTATCAGCGCAGCTTCGTACTCGACCTTTAACCATTCTGTCTGAAACAGGGCTAGAGTACCATCAACTGCCTCCCTCGTAATGGAAATTGCACGTCTGAACATTCGTGGCTGGATTCCTGGCTTCGATCAGGCGTGGGCATGTAAGTGAAGTACGTGGGCTCCCTTAGAATTGAACAGCAGGCTGGCATCTAAGCCCACTGCAACCCGTGTTTTCATCTGTTTGATCTAATTACCACACTTAAAGCCGGGCATGAGGCTTCGTTATTCATATATAGATAGCCAAAATACGGGGCGTTTATCCCAGGATCCCAAGGTCTACCAAAAAAAGCCATCGTTTACTGCCGCTCCCACTCCCACCCGTCCATTATCCGCTATCCCAAACCAACTCTTACATATTACTAGCTTAGGTCGTGGAAGGCTAACCTACATCCGACCATACTTCCAGACAGAGCCGTTGCCAGGTCCTACCGTTCGCACTCTTGACCGCACCGCATCCATAGggaaagggcaagggcaaagtAAAAATCaaagagaaagggagaaaagaggaaattgaTTTGCATTTCAGTATGAAACCTGACCCTATCGTACCCTAATCTACCCTACTAAGCAAAACAAGGGGGTAgaagagacaagaagaaacCATGACAAACTCCAGTCCAGCCCACCGCGCATCCGATTCAGCGGAGCAGTATCAGAATGCAATTCGTCAATATGGTCGCAGATATCGTAGAGATAAGAGGTTTCTGTCACCTTTATGAACCAGGTTGAAGCTGCGGATAGGCTGAACTCGAACTTTAGAAAGATATTTGTGTTTCATCAGACATCGTTATCGTAATAGAAGGATCGATTTCATGACATCTGGGTGTGATGAAGTCGATATATATAGTGTTGggtcatttttttttcttttcattgGAGTTTGTAGTCTCCCGGTTTGCGAAGATGACGCGTGATGGCTCGCTGTTGTCTTGCCTGATTGAGAAAGAAACGACTACTTCGAACGTCGGTGTAAGTCGAGAATCATTGTTAAGCCCTGATGGTTTAAGGTGATCAGAGGTGGACTGGGTGCGCGGTCGATATTTCTCAGGTGGTTATTTACATAACCACGCAGCCGGTTCCTGGGGAGGCTGCAGAGGTACAGCATGTTAGAGTTGTCGTTGCCAAAAGAATGCAAGGATAAGGAAAAGGtggaactgggactgggagtggTCGAGAGATATCGGGGACACAGAgtggaagaggaaggagatgacaTACCAATGGAGACAGGAGCGAACTCAAGGGGGAATATGTGTGTCGGCTGGTCTGAAGGGGTCTGCATGAGTGATAATTGTAATAGAGCGAGAGGGTGTACATTAGAGAGGTTGAATGCGTTGGTGAGGAGACCATTGGACCGGAGAAGATGGGGTATTTATGGCCCTGGGTTGGTGATTTTCGTCTACGCCGCAGAATCAACTGTGAGAGGCTAGAGACGAAACCTCAATATTAGATTCGAGACACTAGGTCAGAGGGAGAACAATTGCTCCGGCAGACATGTTTCGGCCTCATCGTATTCTTGTCAGGGTACCAATGTCGTCGGGAACTTTCGTGCATGTGGTGGCTATATATTGTTCTTGGATATTGTTCTTGGATATTGTTTTTGGATATTGTTCTTGGATGAAGTCCAATGGAAGTAGAGAGTGGGGAACGCAGTCAATGGGCTGAGATATCAGAAACAGAGCGCTGGAGCTAGTTTTGTGTTGATTCCCTGGCCCAGGCTCCTTTCCTGAGACTCAGTGAGACAGACTGTCCTCTAATTGTGGACTGGGCATGGCTTGACTGATACCTCAAAGCTGTTCAAAGGCAAGAATTTGCTCGGTAGTCGTGGGGATgtgtcgactagaaaatatgactgtctaagactaatttggaagtcatgacgcctttttggcttagcggtatattttactCATAGGATGCTTATCCAGAGATAGAGCTAGACTGAGGAGGCTGCAGTAAGGAAGACAGACCTGAATGGGTGAGGTTGCATTGGCCAATAAGAGCGCACGAACTACAGACAGATTGTTCTTGAGAACAATATCAACTTGGAAAGAACAAACAATTGGACACAAAGAATAACACAAGAAGACTGCCATATATTCTAAATAATACAAAGATATTCTCAGTCATAATCTAACTAGGTATAAAGCGGTTCTGTCAAGTCGTTGAGCGTCAGCCCAGATTCAGCCACATCCTCTTCGCACAGGAACATTAGGGGCATCTCCACCAACGTCCCCTTCACCTGACTGAGCAGTTCCTTGACTCGCTTTACGCCGTCGGGACCGGGGAACTTCTCAGCGACCACGTGCCCGTACTTGTATGTTGGGGGAGGGCCGTCTATCTTCTCGCCGAACGCCTGCTTGTCTGCGTTCTTAAAGTAGTAGCCGTAGAACTCCTTGTACGTATTCCAATTGCGAACGGTGTCATCAGGAACAGAGTGGAAGACTTCACGGTAGACCTCGGTGTTTTTGTGGGCACGGGTGTTccagaggctgaggagggTGTCCGCCAAGGGATCCGCCACGACTTGGCTTTCAGGGGAGTCGAAGTCAAAGTGATCATTAACATGCTCGTAGTCCTGGGGGGGAAGCAGGCCAAGATGCTTGCGGAATAGGTGGCGGCGGAGCGAGGATGCGAAGCGACTGGCTGTCCACTGCTGACCGTTCATCTTGGATGGAACGGGCGTTCTGTCTTCGATGATAACGGCGATTTCCGAGTCGTGGTCGCCCACTTGAGACCGGTCATTGATGTTGGCAGACCCGCAGATAACGATGCGGTCGTCGGCAATCATGACCTGTTTCGTTAGCTGCAGTGAGAAAATAGGGATATTATCCTGGACCTACCTTGGAGTGGACGTATAGTTCCTCCGTAACGAATGCGTCGATCTCTGCCTCGGTGGGACCATCCCAAGGGATACTCCGAAGGTCGGGCCCATTGAGCATGTAGCACGAGCTCACAGTATCCCACTGCCCAGATCCTGACTTGGGTCCTGCATGACTGGATGAATAGGATTGATAGGCCGCGGATGTGTCAAAGGCGGGGCGATGCTCAGGCCCAAAGCCTCCGCTCTGAGGAGCGGCTTTGGGAACGGTGTACTTGAGACGGTCATAGTTGCGAAGGTTGTAGAACCGGATGTACTCCATTGGATTGTAGCCTTCCTTCGCAATCAGCTCCATGATACTGTTTCCTCCGCGGTTGATCGAGTT
This sequence is a window from Aspergillus nidulans FGSC A4 chromosome IV. Protein-coding genes within it:
- a CDS encoding uncharacterized protein (transcript_id=CADANIAT00000100), with the translated sequence MQTPSDQPTHIFPLEFAPVSIASPGTGCVVM